One window from the genome of Cucumis melo cultivar AY chromosome 10, USDA_Cmelo_AY_1.0, whole genome shotgun sequence encodes:
- the LOC103495087 gene encoding annexin D5-like, whose translation MSSLTIPPLLTSPRDDATLLYRAFKGFGCDTAAVISVLAHRDAAQRALIQQEYRAMYSEELTKRLKSELSGKLEDAILLWMYDPATRDAILVKNAIYGETSTLRAATEVICSRTPSQIQHFKQIYLTIFRSPLERDIERTATGDHQKLLLAYISKLRYEGLEVDRALVDKDAKALYKAGEKRLGTDEDKFIKIFSERSRAHLSAVSHAYKHSYGHSLKEAIKKETSGNFEHGLLTILLCAENPGFYFAKVLRKAMKGMGTDDSTLIRVIVSRAEMDMQYIKAEYHKKYKKTLNKAVQSETSGSYKDFLLSLLGPDH comes from the exons aTGTCTTCCTTAACCATTCCTCCTCTTCTTACTTCCCCTCGAGACGATGCTACCCTACTTTACCGCGCCTTCAAAG GTTTTGGATGTGATACTGCTGCAGTTATCAGTGTTCTTGCACATAGAGATGCAGCACAACGTGCTCTCATTCAGCAGGAATATAGAGCCATGTACTCTGAGGAACTCACCAAACGCTTGAAATCTGAGCTCAGTGGCAAACTTGAG GATGCTATTTTACTATGGATGTATGATCCAGCAACCAGAGATGCTATTCTAGTGAAGAATGCTATATATGGAGAAACTTCTACTCTTAGAGCTGCCACTGAAGTAATTTGTTCTCGCACACCGTCGCAGATTCAgcattttaaacaaatttactTGACCATTTTTCGTTCTCCCCTTGAACGCGATATTGAACGCACTGCGACCGGTGATCATCAAAAG TTGCTATTGGCTTACATTAGTAAACTGCGATATGAAGGCCTAGAAGTCGACAGAGCTCTGGTAGATAAAGATGCCAAAGCTCTCTATAAAGCTGGAGAGAAAAGATTGGGAACTGATGAAGATAAGTTCATAAAGATTTTCAGTGAAAGAAGTAGGGCACATCTTTCCGCCGTTAGTCATGCTTATAAACATTCATATGGACACTCTTTGAAAGAG GCTATAAAGAAAGAAACATCTGGGAATTTTGAGCATGGCCTTCTCACCATTTTGCTGTGTGCTGAGAATCCTGGGTTTTACTTTGCAAAG GTATTGCGCAAGGCAATGAAAGGAATGGGAACAGACGACTCCACTCTGATAAGAGTAATTGTGTCAAGAGCTGAGATGGATATGCAGTATATAAAGGCAGAATATCACAAGAAATATAAGAAAACACTGAACAAAGCAGTTCAGTCCGAGACTTCAGGCAGCTACAAGGACTTTCTTCTATCCTTGTTGGGTCCTGACCATTAG